From a single Lolium rigidum isolate FL_2022 chromosome 7, APGP_CSIRO_Lrig_0.1, whole genome shotgun sequence genomic region:
- the LOC124677211 gene encoding B3 domain-containing protein Os02g0683500-like — translation MDFTAASSSSRLSREGEEEEGEEQEMEEEEEEGDEPSPREIPFMPPAASPPSVSPSAAAASASASASSSPFRSSDGAGASGSGAGPDVDAEPIDKEHMFDKVVTPSDVGKLNRLVIPKQHAEKYFPLDAAANDKGLLLSFEDRGGKLWRFRYSYWNSSQSYVMTKGWSRFVKEKRLDAGDTVSFSRGAADAARDRLFIDWKRRADPHARLARMPMPMPSASPYGPWGAGPGGFYMPSAPPATLYEHHRLRQGFDFRTSINAAGQPRPQVLYFGSPGLPPQHSHMPPPPQPQHPHPLHIAVQQPSPAVTLGVPMVLDSVPIASSPTAASKRVRLFGVNLDNPLPYGHHAGESSQQDANALSLRMPGWQRPAPYRLHEPPHHAPAGPESSAASSPSSSSSSKREAHSSLDLDL, via the coding sequence ATGGACTTCACCGCCGCGTCCAGCAGCAGCAGGCTCTCTAgagagggcgaggaggaggagggggaggagcaggagatggaggaggaggaggaggagggggacgagccTTCCCCGCGTGAGATCCCCTTCATGCCGCCCGCCGCCTCCCCGCCTTCCGTCTCTCCATCCGCCGCGGCtgcctcggcctccgcctccgcgtcaAGCTCTCCCTTCCGCTCCAGCGACGGCGCGGGGGCGTCCGGCAGCGGCGCTGGGCCCGACGTCGACGCCGAGCCAATCGACAAGGAGCACATGTTCGACAAGGTGGTGACGCCCAGCGACGTGGGGAAGCTCAACCGGCTGGTGATCCCGAAGCAGCACGCGGAGAAGTACTTCCCGCTGGACGCCGCCGCCAACGACAAGGGCCTGCTCCTCAGCTTCGAGGACCGCGGCGGCAAGCTCTGGCGCTTCCGCTACTCCTACTGGAACAGCAGCCAGAGCTACGTCATGACCAAGGGCTGGAGCCGCTTCGTCAAGGAGAAGCGCCTCGACGCCGGGGACACCGTCTCCTTCTCGCgcggcgccgccgacgccgcgcgcGACAGGCTCTTCATCGACTGGAAGCGACGCGCCGACCCGCACGCGCGCCTCGCGCGCATGCCCATGCCCATGCCCAGCGCGTCGCCATACGGGCCATGGGGCGCCGGCCCGGGCGGGTTCTACATGCCGTCCGCGCCTCCGGCCACGCTCTACGAGCACCACCGACTGCGCCAGGGCTTCGACTTCCGCACCAGCATCAATGCCGCTGGCCAGCCCAGGCCGCAGGTGCTCTACTTCGGCTCTCCGGGGCTGCCTCCGCAGCACTCGCACATGCCGCCTCCTCCGCAGCCGCAACATCCTCATCCGCTGCACATTGCGGTGCAACAACCCAGCCCCGCGGTGACGCTCGGCGTGCCCATGGTCCTCGACTCCGTGCCAATCGCCAGCAGCCCTACCGCGGCCTCCAAGCGCGTGCGCCTCTTCGGAGTCAACCTCGACAACCCACTGCCTTACGGTCATCACGCCGGCGAGTCAAGCCAACAAGACGCCAACGCATTGTCGCTGCGGATGCCCGGATGGCAAAGGCCGGCACCATACAGGCTCCACGAACCGCCTCACCACGCACCAGCAGGACCCGAGTCTTCTGCCGCCTCCTCgccctcctcatcgtcatcctccaagCGAGAAGCGCATTCCTCCTTGGATCTCGATCTCTGA